The Burkholderia ubonensis genome has a window encoding:
- a CDS encoding IS3-like element ISBvi4 family transposase (programmed frameshift) — protein sequence MNRIPRAVYTKELRDEAVKLALAEGVGVSEASRRLSIPIKTLANWVRAAKAGKLKDVGRHQRPLTEMEAELAQVKRELAEVKMERDLPKKVRDVLREGVAVKYGVIEQMRQDYPVPPMCRVLGVSVSGYYAWRKRGPSERTQQEPRLEAEVLAAHQRTRESFGPERLKQHLDERGVRIGVHRIRRLRRKLGLRCKQKRRFKATTNSKHDLPVAPNLLNQDFSVTAPNQAWCGDITYIATDEGWLYLAGLKDLYSGEIVGYAMSERMTKNLVMQALFRAVATRRPPAGLIHHSDRGSQYCALAYQALIGQFDMRASMSRRGNCYDNAPIESFWGTLKNELVYHQRFATREQARLAISEYIEIFYNRQRTQARLNYQSPVAFTQRFYLNQIAA from the exons ATGAATCGAATTCCAAGAGCGGTCTATACGAAGGAGCTTCGCGACGAAGCGGTCAAGTTGGCGTTGGCCGAAGGTGTGGGGGTATCGGAAGCTTCCCGGCGCTTGTCGATCCCAATCAAGACGCTGGCAAACTGGGTGCGCGCGGCGAAGGCCGGTAAGCTGAAAGATGTCGGCCGGCACCAGAGGCCACTGACGGAAATGGAGGCCGAGCTGGCGCAGGTCAAGCGCGAACTGGCCGAGGTCAAAATGGAGCGCGATCTGC CTAAAAAAGTTCGCGACGTACTTCGCGAAGGAGTCGCGGTGAAGTACGGCGTGATCGAACAAATGCGACAGGACTATCCCGTGCCGCCGATGTGCCGCGTGCTGGGTGTATCGGTGAGCGGCTACTATGCGTGGCGCAAGCGCGGGCCGTCCGAAAGAACGCAGCAGGAGCCTCGCCTGGAAGCGGAGGTACTTGCGGCACATCAGCGAACTCGGGAAAGCTTCGGGCCCGAGCGCCTGAAGCAACATCTCGATGAACGTGGCGTGCGAATCGGCGTGCACCGGATCAGGCGACTGCGTAGAAAACTGGGACTGCGCTGCAAGCAGAAACGCCGGTTCAAGGCCACGACGAATTCGAAGCACGACCTGCCTGTCGCGCCGAATCTGTTGAACCAGGATTTCTCAGTGACCGCGCCCAATCAGGCCTGGTGCGGTGACATCACCTATATCGCGACCGACGAGGGCTGGCTGTATCTTGCCGGCCTGAAGGACCTGTACAGCGGCGAAATCGTCGGCTATGCGATGAGCGAACGTATGACGAAAAATCTGGTCATGCAGGCACTGTTTCGCGCTGTCGCAACCCGACGACCGCCGGCGGGCCTGATTCATCATAGCGACCGTGGGTCGCAATATTGTGCGCTGGCTTATCAAGCACTCATCGGCCAGTTTGACATGCGCGCGTCGATGAGCCGCCGTGGCAACTGCTACGACAACGCGCCCATCGAATCCTTCTGGGGAACGCTGAAGAATGAACTGGTCTATCATCAACGCTTCGCCACGCGCGAGCAGGCGCGCCTGGCGATCAGCGAATACATCGAAATCTTCTACAACCGGCAGCGCACGCAGGCGCGTCTGAACTACCAATCGCCTGTCGCGTTCACGCAGCGCTTCTATTTGAATCAGATCGCTGCTTAA
- a CDS encoding heavy metal-responsive transcriptional regulator, which produces MRIGELCKRAGVSRDTVRYYERMGLLDKATQGNATNTYKHYSELSLQRIRLIVHAKALGFTLAEIGDVVHVWESPTFGVDQKVACLQAKLAELDAKSLALTTLRTGLLNALAKVGGDCVEEVA; this is translated from the coding sequence ATGCGCATCGGCGAGCTATGCAAGCGGGCGGGTGTATCGCGCGACACCGTCCGTTACTACGAGCGTATGGGTCTGCTGGATAAAGCAACGCAAGGTAACGCGACGAACACTTACAAGCACTATTCCGAACTTTCGTTACAGCGGATACGGCTGATCGTCCACGCGAAGGCGTTGGGCTTCACGCTGGCGGAAATTGGCGACGTTGTCCATGTATGGGAAAGTCCGACGTTCGGCGTTGACCAAAAGGTCGCGTGCCTGCAAGCAAAGCTCGCCGAACTCGACGCAAAGAGTCTCGCGTTAACCACGCTGCGAACCGGGCTGCTGAATGCGCTGGCCAAAGTTGGCGGCGATTGTGTCGAAGAAGTAGCGTGA
- a CDS encoding SDR family NAD(P)-dependent oxidoreductase: protein MSKSFDFGGKTALVTGASSGIGRAFAHALAERGARLLLVARSHDKLRDLAAELRRDYACDADFLTVDLSAADAVDTIDRHLKGTGTFVDVLINNAGFAAYGRFETIPLTRQRDEVLVNCIAAIELTHLLLPGMQARSGGAVINVASTAAFQPDPYMAVYGATKAFLLSFSEAVWAENRQRGIRVVALCPGATQTAFFDVVGTKEAAVGVPMPVANVVRDALWALDRNLSYRVVGTRNRLLANLQRLLSRQMSARLVEKILRPREVRNLAATDIKA from the coding sequence ATGAGCAAATCTTTCGATTTTGGCGGAAAAACAGCACTCGTCACGGGTGCATCATCGGGTATCGGGCGCGCGTTTGCCCACGCGTTGGCCGAACGCGGTGCGAGACTCCTGCTGGTCGCACGCTCTCACGACAAGCTGCGTGATCTGGCCGCGGAACTGCGGCGCGATTACGCGTGCGACGCCGATTTTCTGACGGTCGACCTGAGCGCAGCCGACGCCGTCGACACGATCGATCGCCATCTGAAGGGGACCGGCACGTTCGTCGATGTGCTGATCAACAATGCGGGCTTCGCAGCTTACGGGCGCTTTGAAACGATTCCGCTGACGCGCCAGCGCGATGAAGTCCTGGTGAACTGCATCGCCGCGATCGAGCTGACTCATCTTCTGCTGCCGGGGATGCAAGCGCGATCCGGCGGCGCAGTCATCAACGTCGCGTCAACCGCGGCATTCCAGCCCGATCCGTATATGGCCGTCTACGGCGCGACGAAGGCCTTTCTCCTGTCATTTTCGGAAGCTGTTTGGGCTGAAAACCGGCAGCGGGGCATCCGGGTCGTCGCGCTATGTCCCGGCGCCACGCAAACGGCCTTTTTCGACGTTGTTGGCACGAAGGAGGCTGCAGTCGGCGTGCCGATGCCGGTCGCCAACGTGGTGCGGGATGCGTTGTGGGCGCTCGATCGTAATCTGAGCTATCGGGTTGTGGGGACGCGAAATCGACTGCTTGCGAACTTGCAGAGACTACTGAGCCGTCAGATGTCGGCTCGGCTCGTTGAAAAAATCCTTCGACCGAGAGAAGTTCGGAATCTCGCGGCAACAGATATCAAGGCGTAG
- a CDS encoding AraC family transcriptional regulator has protein sequence MNRQPAISCPDWVRRAEPIEGVERIEAWFHGKAYAMHRHDTYAIGRTLAGVQCFHYRRSLRSSVPGQTMVLHPDEAHDGQAGTDEGFRYRMIYVEPALFQDVLGGRALPFIDGGVTTDARLAAATTTLLQHVGYRLEPLEQSDALVELTHAIAAVAGTPTRRPKGDFLAARRARDYLHVNCARVVTLVELEAATGRDRWSLSHDFRTFYGTSPYRYLTMRRLDTVRRMLLAGTSLAHAAAAAGFSDQSHMTRHFSKTFGLTPGRWLQVTGSIHRG, from the coding sequence ATGAACCGACAACCCGCAATCTCATGCCCCGACTGGGTAAGGCGCGCCGAGCCGATAGAAGGTGTCGAACGCATCGAAGCGTGGTTTCACGGCAAGGCGTATGCCATGCACCGCCACGATACCTATGCGATTGGTCGCACGCTCGCCGGCGTCCAGTGCTTCCACTATCGGCGCAGCCTGCGCAGCAGCGTGCCGGGGCAAACGATGGTCCTGCATCCCGACGAGGCTCACGATGGTCAGGCGGGTACCGACGAAGGGTTTCGGTACCGGATGATCTACGTGGAACCCGCGCTTTTTCAGGACGTGCTCGGCGGGCGCGCGCTGCCGTTCATCGACGGCGGCGTGACGACCGATGCGCGCCTTGCGGCGGCAACCACGACATTGCTGCAGCACGTCGGCTATAGGCTTGAACCGCTTGAACAAAGCGATGCCCTCGTCGAACTGACGCATGCGATTGCCGCTGTTGCCGGCACGCCCACACGCCGTCCGAAAGGCGATTTCCTCGCGGCGCGGCGCGCGCGCGACTATTTGCACGTGAACTGCGCGCGCGTCGTCACGCTCGTCGAACTTGAAGCGGCGACGGGCCGCGATCGCTGGAGTCTGTCGCACGACTTTCGCACCTTCTACGGAACGAGCCCGTACCGTTATCTGACGATGCGGCGCCTCGATACGGTGCGCCGCATGCTGCTCGCTGGCACCTCGCTCGCTCACGCCGCTGCGGCCGCGGGTTTTTCCGATCAGAGCCACATGACGCGACACTTCTCGAAAACATTCGGGCTGACGCCAGGGCGCTGGCTCCAGGTCACGGGCAGCATTCACCGCGGCTGA
- a CDS encoding cupin domain-containing protein encodes MSQSSKHNNVPAERGQCQTIDLTGKIALIDGHWQPRVVAEMNDYQFKVVKVEGEFQWHRHADTDETFIVLGGELRIEFRAGPSGDGSIVLRAGQMAVVPKGVEHKPCANAEVKLLLIEPRGVVNTGDGAAGERTVENDQWI; translated from the coding sequence GTGTCCCAATCCTCGAAACACAACAACGTGCCGGCCGAACGCGGCCAGTGCCAGACCATCGATTTGACCGGCAAGATCGCGCTGATCGACGGCCACTGGCAGCCGCGCGTCGTCGCTGAAATGAATGACTATCAGTTCAAGGTCGTGAAAGTCGAAGGCGAGTTTCAGTGGCACCGCCATGCCGATACCGACGAAACGTTCATCGTGCTCGGAGGCGAGTTGCGTATCGAATTTCGCGCGGGCCCTTCGGGCGATGGTTCTATTGTGTTGCGTGCCGGTCAGATGGCCGTGGTGCCGAAGGGGGTCGAACACAAGCCCTGTGCAAATGCCGAAGTGAAGCTGCTGTTGATCGAGCCGCGCGGCGTCGTCAACACGGGCGACGGCGCAGCGGGCGAGCGTACTGTCGAGAACGACCAGTGGATTTAA
- a CDS encoding cupin domain-containing protein, with protein sequence MSRPDFVKHWTELEEPDAHSYPADTEPMALDAPLSAALGITRIGIHHVRLLPGRRTSYPHAESTEQEFVYVLEGKPDVWIDGVLHSIAEGDSVAFPAGTGICHTFINNTKDEVRLMVIGERPRDDNRIRYPLNEAYELTRADRWVDWPARPLGDHNGMPD encoded by the coding sequence ATGAGCCGACCAGATTTCGTCAAACACTGGACTGAACTCGAAGAACCGGATGCACATTCCTATCCCGCCGATACCGAGCCCATGGCGCTAGACGCTCCGCTTTCTGCCGCACTCGGCATCACGCGTATTGGTATTCATCATGTGAGGCTTCTACCCGGCCGGAGGACATCATATCCGCACGCCGAAAGTACCGAGCAGGAGTTTGTGTACGTGCTCGAGGGCAAGCCTGACGTCTGGATCGACGGTGTGCTGCATTCCATTGCTGAAGGTGATTCGGTTGCGTTTCCGGCAGGTACGGGAATTTGCCACACCTTCATCAACAATACGAAGGACGAAGTCAGGCTGATGGTGATCGGCGAACGTCCGCGCGACGACAATCGTATTCGTTACCCGCTCAACGAAGCGTACGAACTTACGCGCGCGGACCGCTGGGTGGACTGGCCCGCTAGACCCCTCGGCGACCATAACGGAATGCCGGACTGA
- a CDS encoding ATP-binding protein has translation MTPRAIGRWPRTLFARLALILCVGLALAQTLSFWLTLTERDQATTNLMMGYIEREVASSVALLDHLSPAERAEWLPRLARRSYQFILGPGETGTPPQARLSARVERSISDGIGGEYPLTANAMPGEREHLQVHLRLTDGSPLTIDIHPMSTVPLSGWLPFVLALQLAVLAACCWLAVRLATRPLKQLAQAADALGPDLKAERLSEDGPSEVARAARAFNAMQDRIAQYMAERMQILASISHDLQTPITRMRLRVDVMDDDAQGAKLRQDLIEMEHLVKEGVAYAKTLHGTEEAARRTDLDALLDSIVCDYADAGQAVTLHSRAPIALVTRPKALRRIVGNLVDNALKFSGAAEIDVTAAPDGGAVIAVLDRGPGIPDDQLDAVFEPFRRVETSRNRETGGTGLGLAIARQLALAMGGALTLRNREDGGGLEARLTLVNVG, from the coding sequence ATGACGCCGCGCGCGATAGGGCGGTGGCCGCGCACGCTGTTCGCGCGGCTCGCGCTGATCCTGTGCGTGGGCCTCGCGCTCGCGCAGACGCTGTCGTTCTGGCTCACGCTGACGGAGCGCGACCAGGCCACCACCAACCTGATGATGGGGTACATCGAGCGCGAAGTCGCGAGCTCGGTGGCGCTGCTCGACCATCTGTCGCCTGCCGAGCGCGCCGAGTGGCTGCCGCGGCTCGCGCGGCGCAGCTACCAGTTCATCCTCGGGCCGGGCGAGACCGGCACGCCGCCGCAGGCGCGGCTGTCGGCGCGCGTCGAGCGGTCGATCTCGGACGGCATCGGCGGCGAGTACCCGTTGACGGCGAACGCGATGCCCGGCGAGCGCGAGCATCTGCAGGTGCATCTGCGCCTGACCGACGGGTCGCCGCTGACGATCGACATCCATCCGATGTCGACGGTGCCGCTGTCGGGCTGGCTGCCGTTCGTGCTCGCGCTGCAGCTCGCGGTGCTGGCCGCATGCTGCTGGCTCGCGGTGCGGCTCGCGACGCGGCCGCTCAAGCAGCTCGCGCAGGCCGCCGATGCGCTCGGCCCGGACCTGAAGGCGGAGCGCCTGAGCGAGGACGGCCCGTCCGAGGTCGCGCGCGCGGCGCGCGCGTTCAATGCGATGCAGGACCGCATCGCGCAGTACATGGCGGAGCGCATGCAGATCCTCGCATCGATCTCGCACGACCTGCAGACGCCGATCACGCGGATGCGGCTGCGCGTCGACGTGATGGACGACGACGCGCAGGGCGCGAAGCTGCGCCAGGACCTGATCGAGATGGAGCATCTCGTGAAGGAGGGCGTCGCGTATGCGAAGACGCTGCACGGCACCGAGGAAGCCGCGCGGCGCACCGATCTCGATGCGCTGCTCGACAGCATCGTGTGCGACTACGCGGACGCGGGGCAGGCCGTCACGCTGCACAGCCGCGCGCCGATCGCGCTCGTCACGCGGCCGAAGGCGCTGCGCCGCATCGTCGGCAATCTCGTCGACAACGCGCTGAAGTTCTCCGGTGCGGCAGAGATCGACGTGACGGCCGCGCCGGACGGTGGCGCGGTCATAGCGGTGCTGGACCGCGGGCCCGGCATTCCGGACGACCAGCTCGATGCGGTGTTCGAGCCGTTCCGGCGCGTCGAGACGTCGCGCAATCGCGAGACGGGCGGCACGGGGCTCGGCCTCGCGATCGCGCGGCAGCTCGCGCTCGCGATGGGCGGCGCGCTGACGCTGCGCAACCGGGAGGATGGCGGCGGGCTGGAGGCGCGGTTGACGTTGGTGAATGTGGGGTGA
- a CDS encoding response regulator, whose amino-acid sequence MDKTDHVLIVDDDRGIRELIADYLEKNGMRVSLAANGREMRGVLDSGAPDLIVLDLMMPGEDGLVLCRELRVGKFRAVPVLMLTARGEETDRIVGLEMGADDYLAKPFAVRELLARIRSVLRRTRMLPPGMQVTEAAGMLGFGEWRLDTTGRHLLDAEGTLVALSGAEYRLLRVFLDHPQRVLTRDQLLNLTQGRQSDPFDRSIDLLVSRLRQRLRDGAREPRYIKTLRNEGYVFSAAVTVIEGTS is encoded by the coding sequence ATGGACAAGACCGACCACGTACTGATCGTCGACGACGATCGCGGCATTCGCGAACTGATCGCCGACTACCTCGAGAAGAACGGCATGCGCGTGTCGCTGGCCGCGAACGGCCGCGAGATGCGCGGGGTGCTCGACAGCGGCGCCCCCGACCTGATCGTGCTGGACCTGATGATGCCGGGCGAGGACGGCCTCGTGCTGTGCCGCGAGCTGCGCGTCGGCAAGTTCCGCGCGGTGCCGGTGCTGATGCTGACCGCGCGCGGCGAGGAAACCGACCGCATCGTCGGCCTCGAGATGGGCGCGGACGACTATCTCGCGAAGCCGTTCGCGGTGCGCGAGCTGCTGGCGCGAATCCGCTCGGTGCTGCGGCGCACGCGGATGCTGCCGCCCGGCATGCAGGTGACGGAGGCGGCCGGGATGCTCGGCTTCGGCGAATGGCGGCTCGATACGACGGGGCGGCACCTGCTCGACGCCGAAGGCACGCTGGTCGCGCTGAGCGGCGCGGAGTACCGGCTGTTGCGCGTGTTCCTCGATCATCCGCAGCGGGTGCTGACCCGCGACCAGCTGCTCAACCTGACGCAGGGGCGGCAGTCCGATCCGTTCGACCGCTCGATCGACCTGCTCGTGAGCCGCCTGCGGCAGCGCCTGCGCGACGGCGCGCGCGAGCCGCGCTACATCAAGACGCTGCGCAACGAGGGCTATGTGTTCTCGGCGGCGGTGACCGTCATCGAAGGCACGTCATGA
- a CDS encoding thioredoxin family protein, translating to MLPRFRTAVAVVAVAATAALAAFAGTRDDAKLPASAAGMQAPNFTGIERWHNSAPLTLGQLRGKVVLVDFWTYSCINCIHTIPYVNDWYRKYRDQGLVVIGVHTPEYPFERDARNVADAVGRFGIRYPVAQDNRYDTWRAYGNQYWPALYLIDASGKVVYTRYGEGGYDTTEAAIRAALAQAHAATDAMQRATRTQ from the coding sequence ATGCTGCCCCGTTTCAGAACCGCCGTCGCCGTGGTCGCGGTCGCCGCCACGGCCGCGCTCGCCGCATTCGCCGGCACGCGCGACGATGCCAAGCTGCCCGCATCGGCAGCCGGCATGCAGGCGCCGAACTTCACCGGCATCGAGCGCTGGCACAACAGCGCGCCGCTGACGCTCGGGCAGTTGCGCGGCAAGGTCGTGCTCGTCGATTTCTGGACGTATTCGTGCATCAACTGCATTCATACGATTCCGTATGTCAACGACTGGTATCGCAAGTACCGCGATCAGGGGCTGGTCGTGATCGGCGTGCATACGCCCGAGTATCCGTTCGAGCGCGATGCGCGCAATGTCGCGGATGCGGTGGGGCGCTTCGGGATACGTTATCCGGTTGCGCAGGATAACCGCTACGACACCTGGCGCGCGTACGGCAACCAGTACTGGCCCGCGCTGTACCTGATCGACGCGAGCGGCAAGGTGGTCTACACGCGGTACGGCGAAGGCGGGTACGACACGACGGAAGCCGCGATCCGCGCCGCGCTCGCGCAAGCACATGCGGCCACCGACGCGATGCAACGCGCGACGCGCACGCAGTAG
- a CDS encoding FMN-binding negative transcriptional regulator, which yields MYVPAHFAESNPDALRELIVQHPFGSLVTHGRSGLDANHLPFELVAGDGGLGELHAHVARANPVWQDVADGGEVLVIFRGGDAYISPSWYPSKHATHRQVPTWNYVAVHAHGRVTVRDDERFVRGVVARLTRTHEAALPEPWKMGDAPKDYLDTMLQSIVGLQIEITRLVGKRKLGQNKAVEDIRGAADALIANGQVAIGDAMLEQADAKRQ from the coding sequence ATGTACGTCCCTGCCCATTTCGCCGAATCGAACCCCGACGCGCTGCGCGAGCTGATCGTCCAGCACCCGTTCGGCAGCCTGGTCACGCACGGCAGGAGCGGGCTCGATGCGAACCACCTGCCGTTCGAGCTGGTAGCCGGCGACGGCGGGCTCGGCGAGCTGCATGCGCACGTCGCGCGCGCGAATCCGGTCTGGCAGGACGTCGCGGACGGCGGCGAGGTGCTGGTGATTTTTCGTGGAGGCGATGCGTATATCTCGCCGAGCTGGTATCCGAGCAAGCACGCGACGCACCGGCAGGTGCCGACGTGGAACTACGTCGCCGTGCATGCGCACGGGCGCGTCACGGTGCGCGACGACGAGCGCTTCGTGCGCGGCGTGGTCGCGCGGCTGACGCGCACGCACGAAGCAGCGCTGCCTGAACCGTGGAAGATGGGGGACGCGCCGAAGGACTACCTCGATACGATGCTGCAGTCGATCGTCGGGCTGCAGATCGAGATCACGCGGCTGGTCGGGAAGCGCAAGCTGGGGCAGAACAAGGCGGTGGAGGATATTCGCGGCGCGGCCGACGCGCTGATCGCGAACGGGCAGGTGGCCATCGGCGACGCGATGCTCGAGCAGGCGGACGCGAAGCGGCAGTGA
- a CDS encoding penicillin-binding protein 1A: protein MNRFVPSLRNLWLRCRDRARALCAGAWQRLRHPTRRGVVLALAALPLLGLLVLLAFVPFTPSIGDIRKARIDRPAQIVSADGQVIAEFRPVNREWVPLSQISPHMVDALIATEDRRFYDHHGIDWRRTLGAALHTFSGDRQGGSTITQQLARNLYPDEVGRAPTLTRKLKELVTAFKIESVYTKDQILETYLNTVPFLYNAYGIEMAARTYFGKSAAQLDILESATLVGMLKANSYYNPVLNPERALQRRNTVLGQMEKFGKLRPDAYAALTRRPLRVDFEPQAASPGLAPHFTVLLRKWLIAWADRNNYNIYSDGLVVRTTIDSRLQEIATQAVERQTDRLQEIANDAWRGPNGCGLRNDLFRSFIRQTPDYRSARDAGLTDPVALRRLGANRDFMRALCRSKTRVQAGFVALDPRNGQIRAWVGSPDFGDEPFDHVQQARRQPGSTFKPFVYGAAFADGLRPDDTFVDRNVAIPLDAHAVWRPTDAEPPSGLPMTLRDALAHSRNRITAQLMQHEGPAKVVRLARAMGVRESPLDAVPSLALGTSPVTLKEMVSAYGTIANRGMYVEPQMVTRIEDHDGKVLAVFASPPPERALPANAALTLVDVMRDVVDQGTGVDIRARYGIRADVAGKTGTTQDNADGWFILMHAQLVAGAWVGFDDGHVTLGSDYWGEGAHSALPIVGTFYDAALRARVIDPRAQLSPDFRPRSAPAPKRRAPHAGLFDWLKFFR, encoded by the coding sequence GTGAATCGCTTCGTGCCGTCTCTTCGCAATCTGTGGCTCCGCTGCCGCGACCGCGCGCGCGCCTTGTGCGCCGGCGCATGGCAGCGGCTGCGCCATCCGACGCGCCGCGGCGTCGTGCTCGCGCTCGCGGCGCTTCCGCTGCTCGGGCTGCTGGTCCTGCTCGCGTTCGTGCCGTTCACGCCGAGCATCGGCGACATCCGCAAGGCGCGCATCGACCGCCCCGCGCAGATCGTGTCGGCGGACGGCCAGGTGATCGCCGAGTTCCGGCCGGTGAACCGCGAATGGGTGCCGCTGTCACAGATCTCGCCGCACATGGTCGACGCGCTGATCGCCACCGAGGACCGCCGCTTCTACGACCACCACGGCATCGACTGGCGCCGCACGCTCGGCGCCGCGCTGCATACCTTCTCCGGCGACCGCCAGGGCGGCTCGACGATCACGCAGCAGCTCGCGCGCAACCTGTATCCCGACGAAGTCGGCCGCGCGCCGACGCTCACGCGCAAGCTGAAGGAACTGGTGACCGCGTTCAAGATCGAGAGCGTGTACACGAAGGACCAGATCCTCGAGACCTACCTGAACACGGTGCCGTTCCTGTACAACGCGTACGGCATCGAAATGGCCGCGCGCACCTACTTCGGCAAATCGGCCGCCCAGCTCGACATCCTTGAAAGCGCGACGCTCGTCGGCATGCTGAAGGCCAACAGCTATTACAACCCGGTGCTCAACCCCGAGCGCGCGCTGCAGCGGCGCAACACCGTGCTCGGCCAGATGGAGAAATTCGGCAAGCTGCGGCCCGACGCGTATGCGGCGCTGACCCGCCGGCCGCTGCGCGTCGATTTCGAACCGCAGGCCGCGTCGCCCGGCCTCGCGCCGCACTTCACCGTGCTGTTGCGCAAATGGCTGATCGCGTGGGCCGACCGCAACAACTACAACATCTACTCGGACGGGCTCGTCGTGCGCACAACGATCGATTCGCGCCTGCAGGAGATCGCCACGCAGGCGGTCGAACGGCAGACGGACCGGCTGCAGGAAATCGCGAACGACGCGTGGCGCGGCCCGAACGGCTGCGGGCTGCGCAACGACCTGTTTCGGAGCTTCATTCGCCAGACGCCCGACTACCGCAGCGCGCGCGATGCCGGCCTGACGGACCCGGTCGCGCTGCGCAGGCTCGGCGCGAATCGCGACTTCATGCGCGCGCTGTGCCGGAGCAAGACGCGGGTGCAGGCCGGCTTCGTCGCGCTCGATCCGCGCAACGGCCAGATTCGCGCGTGGGTCGGCAGCCCCGACTTCGGCGACGAACCGTTCGATCACGTGCAGCAGGCGCGCCGCCAGCCGGGCTCGACGTTCAAGCCATTCGTCTACGGCGCGGCGTTCGCGGACGGCCTGCGGCCGGACGACACGTTCGTCGACCGCAATGTCGCGATCCCGCTCGACGCTCACGCGGTGTGGCGGCCGACCGACGCGGAACCGCCGAGCGGCCTGCCGATGACGCTGCGCGACGCGCTCGCGCATTCGCGCAACCGCATCACCGCGCAGCTGATGCAGCACGAAGGCCCGGCGAAGGTGGTGCGGCTCGCGCGCGCGATGGGCGTGCGCGAGAGTCCGCTCGACGCGGTGCCGTCGCTCGCGCTCGGCACGAGCCCGGTCACGCTGAAGGAAATGGTGTCGGCGTACGGCACGATCGCGAACCGCGGCATGTACGTCGAACCGCAGATGGTCACGCGCATCGAGGATCACGACGGCAAGGTGCTGGCCGTGTTCGCGAGCCCGCCGCCGGAACGGGCGCTGCCCGCGAACGCAGCGCTGACGCTCGTCGACGTGATGCGCGACGTCGTCGACCAGGGCACCGGCGTGGACATCCGCGCGCGCTACGGCATTCGCGCCGACGTGGCCGGCAAGACGGGCACGACGCAGGACAACGCCGACGGCTGGTTCATCCTGATGCATGCGCAGCTGGTGGCCGGCGCGTGGGTCGGCTTCGACGACGGCCACGTGACGCTCGGCAGCGACTACTGGGGCGAAGGCGCGCACAGCGCGCTGCCGATCGTCGGCACGTTCTACGATGCCGCGTTGCGTGCGCGCGTGATCGATCCGCGCGCGCAGCTGTCGCCGGATTTCCGGCCGCGCAGCGCGCCGGCGCCGAAGCGGCGCGCACCGCATGCGGGCCTGTTCGACTGGCTGAAATTCTTCCGCTGA